One Agelaius phoeniceus isolate bAgePho1 chromosome 7, bAgePho1.hap1, whole genome shotgun sequence DNA segment encodes these proteins:
- the CD28 gene encoding T-cell-specific surface glycoprotein CD28 isoform X2, with translation MLLGILLMLFFIPTADVTENKILVAQHPLLIVTNQTATLVCNYTYNGTGKEFRASLHKGTDSSVEVCFISWNITKMRSNSTKEFNCQGDHDKDKVIFNLWNMNANQTDIYFCKIEVMYPPPYVYNEKSNGTVIHVKETPTQIQEPQSTIPLWILATVTGILALYSMLITAGFFNYWKSKKHMYHQSDYMNMTPRHPPYKNKGYPSYAPTRDYTAYRSWQP, from the exons ATGCTCCTGGGGATCCTCTTGATGCTCTTCTTCATCCCCACTGCTGATGTAACAG AAAACAAGATTTTAGTGGCTCAGCATCCTTTGCTCATTGTAACTAACCAAACTGCAACTCTAGTTTGCAACTACACATACAATGGGACAGGGAAGGAATTTCGAGCTTCGCTACACAAAGGAACGGACAGTTCAGTTGAAGTTTGCTTTATTTCATGGAACATAACCAAAATGAGGAGCAATTCAACTAAAGAATTCAACTGCCAGGGGGATCATGATAAAGACAAAGTCATCTTCAATCTTTGGAACATGAATGCCAACCAAACTGACATCTACTTCTGCAAAATTGAGGTCATGTATCCACCCCCGTATGTCTACAATGAGAAGAGCAACGGGACTGTCATTCATGTTAAAG AGACACCCACCCAAATACAAGAGCCTCAGTCTACAATTCCTTTGTGGATTCTGGCAACAGTGACTGGAATTCTTGCGCTCTACAGTATGCTAATAACAGCAGGTTTTTTTAACTATTGG AAATCCAAGAAGCACATGTACCATCAGAGTGACTACATGAACATGACTCCCCGGCACCCTCCATACAAGAACAAAGGTTACCCATCCTATGCACCAACGCGGGACTACACTGCCTATCGGTCCTGGCAGCCCTGA
- the CD28 gene encoding T-cell-specific surface glycoprotein CD28 isoform X1: MLLGILLMLFFIPTADVTENKILVAQHPLLIVTNQTATLVCNYTYNGTGKEFRASLHKGTDSSVEVCFISWNITKMRSNSTKEFNCQGDHDKDKVIFNLWNMNANQTDIYFCKIEVMYPPPYVYNEKSNGTVIHVKETPTQIQEPQSTIPLWILATVTGILALYSMLITAGFFNYWQKSKKHMYHQSDYMNMTPRHPPYKNKGYPSYAPTRDYTAYRSWQP, from the exons ATGCTCCTGGGGATCCTCTTGATGCTCTTCTTCATCCCCACTGCTGATGTAACAG AAAACAAGATTTTAGTGGCTCAGCATCCTTTGCTCATTGTAACTAACCAAACTGCAACTCTAGTTTGCAACTACACATACAATGGGACAGGGAAGGAATTTCGAGCTTCGCTACACAAAGGAACGGACAGTTCAGTTGAAGTTTGCTTTATTTCATGGAACATAACCAAAATGAGGAGCAATTCAACTAAAGAATTCAACTGCCAGGGGGATCATGATAAAGACAAAGTCATCTTCAATCTTTGGAACATGAATGCCAACCAAACTGACATCTACTTCTGCAAAATTGAGGTCATGTATCCACCCCCGTATGTCTACAATGAGAAGAGCAACGGGACTGTCATTCATGTTAAAG AGACACCCACCCAAATACAAGAGCCTCAGTCTACAATTCCTTTGTGGATTCTGGCAACAGTGACTGGAATTCTTGCGCTCTACAGTATGCTAATAACAGCAGGTTTTTTTAACTATTGG CAGAAATCCAAGAAGCACATGTACCATCAGAGTGACTACATGAACATGACTCCCCGGCACCCTCCATACAAGAACAAAGGTTACCCATCCTATGCACCAACGCGGGACTACACTGCCTATCGGTCCTGGCAGCCCTGA